Part of the Flagellimonas eckloniae genome, AGAACGTGAACCCCTAAAGTCCCTTGAGTTATTTTCCAAACAAGGCTATGCCAGAATTAAATATAAGGGAGAAGTTATTCGAATAGACAAAGCTCCAACGGATATTGGTAGAAATTTTGATTTAGTTGTAGACAGAGTTATTGTAAAAGATGATGAAGACTTTTACAATCGCTTGGCAAATGCAGTGGACAATGCCTTTTTTGAAGGTAAAGGGAGATGTGCCATTGAAAATCTGGAAAGCAATGAAACAAAAACTTTTAGCAATCAGTTTGAATTGGATGGTTTAAAGTTTTTAGAACCTAATGTGCATCTCTTCAGTTTTAATAATCCCTATGGAGCTTGTCCTAAGTGTGAAGGCTATGGAGACGTCATTGGAATAGATGAAGATTTGGTCATTCCCAATACGGCCTTATCTATTTTTGAAAAAGCAATTTTCCCTTGGCGTGGTGAAAGTATGGGTTGGTACAGGGATGAATTGGTCAATACTGCCTATAAATTTGATTTTCCAATACATAAACCTTGGTTTGAACTTACCGAAGAACAAAAACAATTGGTCTGGGATGGCAATGAACACTTTACAGGAATACATGCCTTTTTTCAACAGCTGGAAGAAAAAAGTTATAAAATTCAAAACCGAGTGATGCTTTCCCGTTATCGAGGCAAAACCAAATGTTCGGTTTGTAAAGGCAAGCGGCTTAGGGAAGAAGCCAATTATGTAAAAGTTGGAGGGTATTCCATTTCTGATTTGATTGAATTGCCCATCAAAAAGTTGACACCATTTTTTGAAGCATTGGAATTATCGGAACACGATACTACAATTGCCAAGCGTTTACTCAAAGAAATAACTACGCGATTAGACTTTTTAAGTAAAGTGGGCCTAAGTTACCTGACCCTTAATCGAAAATCCAACACGCTTTCAGGAGGTGAAAGTCAACGCATCAACTTGGCAACTTCATTGGGAAGTAGTTTGGTGGGTTCCATGTATATTTTGGATGAGCCAAGCATTGGTTTACACCCAAAAGATACCGAAAACCTGATTGAAGTATTATTATCCCTTCGGGATTTGGGGAATACCGTTATTGTAGTGGAACATGATGAAGATATTATGAAAGCGGCCGATGAAGTTATAGATATAGGTCCAGAAGCAGGAACCTTGGGTGGCGAAGTAGTGGCCACTGGAAGTTTGGATGCCGTTTTGAAATCAAATTCCTTGACTGCGGATTATTTAAATGGCACCAAAGAAATTGAAGTGCCAAAGGAACGTAGAAATTCCAAACAATACCTTCAAATAAAAGGAGCCCGGGAAAATAACCTTAAAAATATTGATGTAACCTTTCCTTTAAATGTACTGACCGTGGTTACGGGAGTATCTGGAAGTGGCAAGAGCACCTTGGTAAAGAAAATAGTATATCCCTCAATTCTAAAAGAAATTGGAGGTTATGGTGAAAAAGCGGGACAATTCACTAAAATGGAAGGCAAATATTCCCATATTAAACATGTGGAGTTTGTAGATCAGAACCCCATTGGGCGTTCCTCACGTTCCAACCCCGTTACCTATATTAAGGCCTATGATGATATCCGCACGCTGTTCTCGTCGCAAAAGTTAAGTAAACTAAGAGGGTATCAGCCCAAACATTTTTCTTTTAATGTTGACGGAGGTCGATGTGAAAAATGTAAGGGAGAAGGAGAAATCACAGTAGAAATGCAGTTTATGGCCGATGTGCATTTGGAATGTGATGTTTGCTCTGGAAAACGCTTTAAAAAAGAAATTCTTGAAGTTAAATTCGAAGGTAAAAGTATTGACGACATTCTAAATCTTACAATAGATGAAGCTATTGACCATTTTAAAACTCATTCCCAAGCAAAAGTTGTAAACAAACTTCAACCGCTTCAAGATGTTGGTTTAGGGTATGTTACTTTGGGACAGTCCTCCTCTACCCTCTCAGGTGGTGAAGCCCAGCGTATAAAATTAGCTTCATTTTTGGTGAAAGGAAATACCAAAGAAAAAGCCTTGTTCATCTTTGATGAACCTACCACAGGCTTACATTTTCACGACATTAAAAAACTGCTTAAATCCTTTGATGAATTAATTGGAAAGGGACATTCAGTAATCGTAATCGAACATAATATTGAATTGATCAAATGTGCAGATTACATCATTGATCTTGGACCTGAAGGTGGAGAAAACGGTGGACATTTAGTTGCTGACGGTACTCCAGAAGAGCTGGTTCAAAATCCGGAATCAATTACCGCTAAATATCTACAATCCAAGATATAATATTAAGGCGTAAATCCTATACGCTAAGGTTTCAATAATCAATGTCTAGCACTTATTCTTTAAGGCCTAATTATCTGCGCTGTGCTATTTCCATCTAAAAATGGCGTCAATCCAAACCTCGCTTTTGTCAAATACCAACCAGTCTTTGTGAATTTGTAGCTGCTACCCTTTTTCCATTACCCTATTTTCATTGATTGAACTCTTTAATGCTTTGCTCTTTAGTTAAAACCAGAAAAGTATGGTGTGAAATTATAGCTGTTAAAATCAATGCCTTAATCTTATGTTCTTCTACTCTTCCCATATGGCGCAAATAAAAAAATATCCCATTACATTTTTGCTTGTCCCGTTTTTTTTAGTTGCTACAAGTTTTAAGCCTGTGTTCAATAATAACAATCCCAAAACTACATCGATACATCGTGCATCCATAAAGGAATCAAGTAACAATTCTACAGCTTTTTATGCCCCAATAATTGGTTTGGTTAAGCAAGGAGTGTTAAATCCTGGTGGAGCCGGAATCCAACCCTGCACAACTATTGATTATACCTATTACGTAACCAACGAAAGTACAAACGGGGAATCTTTTGAAGCTGTCACCTTGAGTGATCCATCAGTGGGAATTTTTAATATCAATTTAAATAATAATATTGGTGACATCAACACCGATAATTTTCTGGATGATGGTGAGGTATGGATATTCACTATTTCTTATACCATTACGTCAGAGGAAAGAGTTGCCGGTGAAGTGAGAGCAGAACAAGCAACCGTAAGTGCAAGCTCAAATATTGGAGGCATAACTGACGATTCGCACCCAAGCAATCCTCTTGGAGATGGAGACGAAATAATTGATATTAGTGAATGTCAACCCAGGGTTTCACTTATCAAGACCGGGCTATTGGACCCCGCAGGTTTTGTGCCTTGTACTACCATCGAATATTCTTTTTCTGTCGCCAATGAAAGTTTGGGACCAGAGGAATTTCAAAACATACAAATTGATGACCCAATACTGGGTCCCGGTTCCATTAATGGGCCCATCTTTGATAATGGAGGTGATGGTAAACTTAGTCCTGGGGAAGCTTGGGAATTCACCGCACTTTATACCATCCAGCAAGATGATCTACAACAAGGAGAAGTACAGAACCAAGCTGAAATAGAGGTGGAAATCGATGCGACAGGAGATATCATTACTGATTTTTCACATCCAAGCGATTCCCAATCCGATGATTTTACCATAATTGACATAGCTTCATGTCAAAATCCTGTGGTTGAAATGCTATTGAACGCGGCGGCCCTACCCGTAGATACCGACGCAGACACTTGTCCTGATGCAATTGATTACATCTATACCGTTCTCAATTCAGGAAATGTAGATGTGAACATAACATCTTTAATCGATGATCTTAACAATGTGATAAGCTTACCCAACCCGAATAATGGCGATGCTGATAGTGATAACCAGCTTGATATTGGGGAAGAATGGATTTACACAGCCAGATATGATATTGACCAAACTGATATTGACAACTCTCCCTTGGAAAACCAAGCTACCCTTACCAGTGAAATTGTTGGATCACTTACGCAGGTTCCTGACGAACTGTCCCATGAAACAGATTTCACCTCGGCAGGACTAACTTCTGTGGATGTCTCCGGGACCTGTGCAGATACTGCTGCTATTGGGCTTACTAAGGAGGACACAAGTCTAATAGATGATGATGGAGATGGTTGTAATGATGCTATACAGTACACCTTTAGAGTGTCGAATGAGGGTAATATTGACCTGAATAATATAGTGCTTAACGATGATCTACAACAATTGGGCAATAATGTTCCGGGGCCATTCTCAGAAAGTATAAGTACCGATGGTATATTACAAGTAAACGAAGTTTGGGAATACAGAGCCATCTATGATATCACCGAAATGGATGTTATTGGAGTTAATGTAACAGGACAAGCACAGGTATTTGCAGATCCTGCTCCTGGGGTTACCATCACGGATTTTTCCCACCATACCCTTTTTGATGATGACGCTGACACCGTAACGAATGTTTCAGGAACTTGCTATGATACTGTTGAAGTTGGAGTCACCAAATCTTTTGTTCAAACCATTGATTTCGATGCAAACGGCTGTGACGATCAAATAGAATATACATTCACCATACATAATCTTGGAGGTATGGATCTTAACATTACGAATCTGCATGATGATCAACTTAATGATATTACTGCTGGACCATTTAATGAAAGCATAAATGTAAATGGTGTTTTGGACATTGGTGAAACTTGGCAATATGATGGAATTGGTATTTATAACATCACTGAACCGGACGCAACACTTGGAAGTGTAACAGGGCGAGCAAGGGTCACGGCACAACCTGTTGGTATAGCAGTTTTTATCATGGATGAATCCCATCCCATTGACGAAACCGATGTCGGCGACACCGTTGTCAATATTCCAGGGGCCTGTGCCGATGGTCCATCCATCGCGGTAACTCGAGTCCTGCAAATGATGGACACCGATACGGATGGCTGCAACGACCAAATCGATTTCACTATACGAGTATCGAATCCTGGAGGTTTGGATTTGAATTCGGTGGTACTCACGGATGACCAATTGCCCAGCCCAGTAGTTGGGCCGGATACCGAAAGCATCAACACTAATGGCATCTTAGAGGTGGGTGAAGAATGGACCTATACCAGTTCCTATGACATAAGCCAAACAGATATTGATGGTGGCGATGTTTTTAGCAAGGCTGTTGTAGATGCACTGTCCGTTGTGGGGAACTTTCCAGTACAGGATTTTTCCCATCCAACAGACCCAGCAGATGATGCTGACAATGAAATTCTTTTTTCAGGTGCCTGTGACGATACCGTAGGTGTTTCGATAGTAAGAAGTACCACTTTAGAAGATGGTGGTGGCGACACTTGCATGGATCGCATAGCCATAACCATTGAAGTGACCAACACAGGAAATGCGCCTCTGGACAATGTTGTGGTTAATGATGATCTGTTAATCAACCCTCCTGCCCTTTTTTCAAATGGAAACGGAGATACTATTCTGGACAGCGGTGAAACTTGGGAGTATACTGGGAGTTATAATCTTGACCAAGCAGATATTGATGGAATAAATGTGATTAGCGGAGCTGATGTCAGGGCACAACATATAGGTAGCACCTTTCAAGTAGTGGATGATTCGCACCCCTCCTCTCCTAACTTAGATCAGGACAACGATAATGATGTCTCTGGGGCCTGTGCGGACACTGCCGAAATCACCTTGACCAGGACCCACAGTCTCTCGGACAGCGATACGGACAACTGCCCGGATACCATCGACTTCACAATCGTAGTCACCAACACTGGACAAGTAGGTCTGGACACCGTTGTACTCACGGACGACCAATTGCCAAGCCCAGTGATCGGGCCAAACGACGAAAGCATCAATACCAATGGTATTTTAGAGGTAGGTGAAGAATGGACCTATACCGGTTCCTACAATATTACACCAGAGAATATCGCCAATACCCCCTTGATTAGTGATGCAACGGTTATTGCGGAACCTTTGGGCAGTACCTTCCAGGTTTCAGACAATGATCAAAATAACATAGACCTCTCCAGTGCCTGTGCTAGTTTTTCTGCGGCTGTATCCGTAACTCTTTTAGATTCCTTTTCAGATAGCAACAATGATGGATGCGATGATAGGATAATTTACACCTATACGGTTAGCAACATTGGCAGTGCAGATTTGGGTCAGATTTTGCTGACAGACGATTTGGGCAATACTATTACTGCCCCTACTCCTAACCCGGGTGATCTTGATAACGACAACGAAATAGACCAGATGGAAGATTGGGTTTTTACTGCCACCTACTTTATAACCCAGACTGATATTGATAACTCTCCCCAACATCGAATCAATCAAGCAAGTGTTTTAGCGGAACCCATTGGGAGCACTACTGATGTGACTTCCGATTCTAACACTACCAACACAGATGTATCAAGCGCATGCCTCAATGACACGGCTTCTATAGGATTGATAAAAACGGCTAGTCTATTTGATTCTGATGATGACAATTGCAACGATTCAGTCCTTTATTTCTTCACTGTTGAGAACTTAGGGAACATTGCTCTTGAAAATATTCTTTTAGAGGATTTCTTTTTTGGCATTACCCTTACGGAACCTAATAGCCGTAACCCCAATGAAGATGAAATTTTGGATATTGGAGAACAATGGAATTATAATCTGGTGCGTCCCATAGTCCAAGAAGATATTGATAGGACCTTTGTAGAAAATCAGGCCATGGTCACTGCCTACCGTACCGATTTGCCAGATACTTTTATTACGGATTTTTCACATCAAAGTACATATACCATGGATGACCCAACACGCATATCCGTTATTGGAGCTTGTATCAATACTTCCGCCGGAATAGGGTTGGTGAAAGCAGGAGTACTTTTTGATTCAAATGAAGATGGTTGCCTGGAGAGTATTCGATATACATTTAGAATAGCCAATTTAGGAAATCAGCCCTTGACCGGGTTACTCCTGCGTGATGATCTTTTTGAAAACCCGATAGAGGGGCCTCTTTCCGGTGATGACAATGACAACGACATCCTGGAGGTCGATGAAGAATGGACATACACCGTTGTTTATGGAATAACCCAAGAAGACTTAAATATAGGGTTCGTTGAAAATCAGGCCACAATAACCGCAAATGTAGTAGAGCAAGAAAATTTTATTGTCAACGACATTTCCGACAGTGATTTATTTACCAGAGATAATCTTACTAGGGTATCAGTCATAGAAGCTTGCTTAGGAGGCACCATTGGTGATTCTGATTTTAAAATCTTTACCGGAATAACTCCAAATGGTGATGGTGTCAATGATTTTTTCAGAATTAGAAGTATAGAAAACTTTCCAGATAATAGCTTGAAAATCTATAATAGATGGGGAGTGTTGGTATATGAAGCTGAAGAGTATGGAAGTGCCAATAATCTTTTTTCAGGTAATTCTTTTGGTAGGGCAACCGTTGCTGAAGACAGATCATTACCTACTGGTACCTATTTCTATATTTTAACATTTTCATCAAACAATCCGGGTAAAGAAAGTTATTCCGGCTATCTATATATTAACAGGGATTAGCAGTCAACCTTACCACCATGAGCAACCTACAAGACCTGGCCAAGAGAAAACCATATATGCAGAAAAAGAAAGCGGTAATCATGATAATGCATGTTTTTGCAGGCTTATATTGTATTGGTCAACAAGACTCCCAGTATACCCAATATATGTACAATACCCAGGTGATAAATCCAGCCTATGCTGGGTCTAGGGAAACGCTTAGTCTCGGAATGTTGGCACGTAGCCAGTGGGTAGGGCTTGAGGGTTCTCCACGTACACTGACTTTTACAGCAAATGCTCCCATAGGTTTGTACAATAGCATGGGGTTAGGGTTGTCCATTGTCCACGATGAAATTGGTCCAGCTGTAGAGTCAAATATAACAGTTGACTACTCGTACACCATTGACGTTTCCCAAACCGGTAAATTATCTTTTGGTTTAAAAGGTGGAGTTGATTTATTGGATGTTAATTTTAATAAATTAAGTGTATTTGATCCCAACGACCCCAATTTCCAAAATAACATAGATCAAAAATTACAACCCCAAGTTGGAGCGGGTCTATATTTTAAGACTGAAAGATTTTATGCTGGAATGTCAGTTCCCAACTTTTTAAACTCCAAACATTTTGATGAAAGTGGATTTCAAAATGGAGACACCAATAGTATAGCAGTAGAAAGGCTTCACTATTTTCTTATTCTTGGACATGTTTTTGATTTAAATAGGAATCTAAAGTTTAAACCCGCAACCTTGGTCAAAACTGTTAGTGGCGCTCCACTGCAATTGGATCTCTCAGCTAACTTTATGTTTAAGGAAAAGTTTGTCTTTGGAGCATCCTATAGATGGGATGCCTCTATCAGTGCCATGTTAGGTTTCCAATTTTCAAATTCAATTTTTGCTGGATTGGCATATGATTACCAATCAACGGATATTGAAGCATATAGTGATGGATCATATGAGGTTTTTTTACGATTCGACATCTTTCACAAATCAGACAGGATTATGATTCCTAGATTCTTTTAAGGCAATTTTTATAAAATGAGTAAGTATAAAATATTGATAGCTGCAGTAGTGTTCCTGATAGTCTATGCAATGCAGGGTCAAAAAAGTAAGGTAAAAAAAGCCAATGAAGAATTTGATGAATATGCCTATATCGATGCCCGGAAAATATACCTTAAGGTAGTAGATGCTGGCTATGAATCGGCTCAAGTATTCAAAAAATTAGGAGATACCTACTATTTTAACGGTGAGTACGGAGAAGCTGTGAAATGGTATAAAAACTTAATGGAAAAATATTCAAAAACCATGGAACCTATATATTACTACCGGGCAGCGCAAAGCTTTAAAAGTATTGGCGAATATTATCTGTCAAAGAAATTAATGGGTGAGTTTTCCTCCCGATCAGCCAATACAAACTTGGCCAGGAATTTTGTGCGGGATTATCCCGCCTTGGACAGTCTTGTTGATTTTGAGTCTAAAACATTTGAGATAGAAAACGTGACAAATGATTTGTACAGTTCAGATTTTGGGCCATCCTTTTTTGGAGATAAACTTGTCTATGCTTCCTCATCTGAAAGTACCCAAGGAGATAAAATTCATGAATGGAACGGAATCCCTTATTTAAATTTATATGAGGCCACAATTGATGAAGAAGGGAAATTATCCAAACCTACACCATTAAAAGGAGCTATTAATTCTCCCTTACACGAGTCTTCTGCAGTATTTACCAATGATGGCAGGATCATGTATTTTACTAGAAACAACTATATCAACGGAAAGAAAAAAAAGACTAAGGAAAAATTCATAAGCCTTAAAATATATAAAGCGATAAAACAAGAGGATGGTTCTTGGGGAGACATTAAAGAGTTACCCTTCAACAGTGATTCGTATTCCGTTGCCCATCCAGCCTTAAGTCCAGATGAAGAACGCCTATATTTCTCATCAGATATGCCAGGTTCTTATGGCGAATCGGACATCTGGTATGTAAACCTTACTGGGAATTTCTTGTATAGCACCCCAATAAATATGGGGGCCAAAATTAATACAGAGGCACGAGAAACTTTTCCCTACATCAGTAAAAACAACAACCTCTATTTTTCCAGTGATGGTCACCTTAGTTTAGGGGGGCTGGACATTTTTGCAATTTCCTTGGAGGAAAACGGCGATTTTAAACAGGTTACTAATTTAAAACAGCCAATAAACACAAATAAGGATGATTTTGGATTTATTATAAACGAAGAAAAGCAAATTGGATATCTTTCTTCGAATCGTGATGGAAATGCCGGTAGTGTTTCCGATGATATTTATCGAATTTGGGAAAAATGTGGGATAATTAATATTGAAGGGGTGATTGCCGATGCTAAAACCGGTAACCCAATAAATAGGTCTTTGGTCACCCTACTAGATGAAAACAATACTATAGTATCCCAGGTAGATACGGATTCTATTGGTCAATACAAATTTGAAGGACTTGTGGATTGTGGCAAACAATACGCTATTAGGGGTGAAAATAACAGTGAAGAATACAATCCCACGGAAAAAACAATTACCACTCCTCGTGGATCACATAATCTAACCATAAACATTGAATTGGTTCCACCAGATTGTCCTGTTGAAGACCTTGGGTGTAGATTAAATCTGCAACCTATTTATTTTGACTATGGTAAATACAAAATACGTCCAGATGCAGAGATTGAATTAGCTAAGATTTTTCAAGCCATGAAAGAATATCCACAACTGAAAATTCATATCGAGTCTCACACAGATTCCAAGTCCAGCTATAGTTTTAATCTGAATCTATCAGAAAAAAGAGCTTGGACCACAATGCAGTGGTTAATAAACAAGGGTATAGATGGCGGCAGACTTACATATAAAGGCTATGGGGAAACCCAGTTGTTGAATGAATGCTCGAATGGGGTAAGATGTTCAGATGAACAACATCAGTTGAATAGAAGATCAATGTTTATAATTCAAAAATAATTATAACTTTATGATTATCAATAATTTATAACTTAAATTATTTTTTGGCACGCTGTTTGGTAATAACTAGTCGGGATGTAAATAGTTGCATTCGGAATTTAAAACCTTATAGTATGAAAAAGTTAGTACTCATTATAGCAGCGGTTCTTTTAGGTACTCCAAGTATCTTTGCAACCACCATGGAAGATAAGGTTGCCACAAGCAATTCTTATAGATATGGAAACTCATTCATTTTTGTAGAAAATGGAGTTACATTTTCTGTATATCCCGATGGAGAATTTGATTTTTATATTGATAACCGTGTCAATGTTGGCGTTGGTGCACGAATAGGAAATGTTGGAGTAACCTTTAACTCAGGATTCAATTACAACCCATTCGTACAATATGACGATTATGGGGCTATAATCCAAGTAGAAAACATACCTGTTTATTATGATTATTACGGTCGTGTTTCTCAAATAGGAAGTGTAGATGTTTGGTATAGAAATGGCCGTGTACGCAGAGTTGGTGGATTGAATGTTTTTTATAACGGTGGAGTTTTTAGTCACCACACCGGTTTTATCAATATCTATAACAGAGGTTATGTTTATAGACCATTTCACAGATATTTTGCAAGACCTGCAATAGGTTTCTGTACAGTATGGAACACTCCATATAGAAGGTATTATAACCCACTACGATATTCATTTCACAGTCCTTATAGAAATAATGTAAGACGTGCTTATGTACAGAGAGGAAGAGAATACAGGTTCAATAGGAACAATAGACGAAGTAATGTGTATCGCAATGACAAAAGAGCTGTAGTTCGTAATACCAATGTAAGAAGAGGTGCAGACTATGGTAGAAGTAACAGGGAGGTAAGCTCTAGAACAGTTGCGCGATCTAATAACAATGGTTTTAGAAACTCTGGTGATAGAACGTCTGTAAACAGAAACAAAACTGTTAGACAAAGTACTGTAAAAAGAGGTAATACTACTGTACAAAGATCTAACAGGGGGAATACGGTTACACAAAGAGCTGTTACCCGTACACCAAGAAGTACTTCTGTTACTAAAAGACAGGTGACTAGGACACCACAACGAACTGTCACAAGAAGTACAACAAATACGTACAAAAGGCCTGTGGCGCAAAAAAGTACAAATAGATCAGTTGCAAGTAGAAATAATACAGCAAAAAGAACAGTTTCCAGAAGTTCTTCAGCAACTGTCAAAAGAAGTACAGGAAACACAAGTTCTAGAAGAAACAGTAACACAGGTACCAGAACGAGAAGTTCAAGAGTACAATAAAGATAGTTTTTAGGTTGGTTAGTTGTTTACCCCGTAGTTGGATTTATCCGCTACGGGGTTTTTCTTTAGATTATTCTTCTCTCTTTTTCAACCATTTAGAAAGTACTCCTGTAATATCTTCAGATATTTCAAAGCGATATAAAATCCCTAAATACATGACCACAATAAATATCGATTTCAAAACAATGTTGATAATGGGATGAAATGAAAACTGTAAAAGGTGAAACAGTACACTTACCAAAATTAAAGTGACCAAAACCTTTATTGTTGCTTTTGAAAAGGGCAAAAAACCAAACTTTAATTTTACAAAGACCAGCTTTGCAAGATTAAAAATGAATATGGAAATAAAACTGGCCAAAGCAGCACCTTCCAATCCAAACTGTGGGATAAGAAAAAAGTTCAGCAGTATTGTCAACAAAGCCAGACATATCCCAAAAACAAGTACAGTTTTATAGTATTGTGAATTGTACAAAATGGAGTTATTATTTCCCAAAAGAGAATCAAACACCTTGGCCAAACCTATAAGGAAAATAATGGGAAATCCATCTCTATACGATTCTGGAAGCAATAAGTATAAATCGTCTATATTCAGAATAATCAACACGAACAGAATTCCAGAAGCGATAAAAAGTGTAAGTGATGTCTTTCTGTACAGCGTTTCCAATTCAAAATGGTTCCCAGAATTCAGCAATTCCGCAGTTAATGGATATGTAATTTGATGCATTGCCCTAGATGGAACTATGATGACCATAGCAATGTAAGTGGCAACTCCATAATATGCCACATTCTCAATTTTTATGAATTGATTAATCATCACTTTATCTATTTCCAAGAGAATTATCGCCGCGGAACCTCCAAGGATGATTAAAAAACTATAACCTAGTATTTCTTTGGTATTTGATGGAAACTTAAAATCTACTTTAGGAAACCGGATGCTATAGGCATATATTTTTACAATGACTGTTCGCAAAAGGTAAAGCCCTACCAAGAATTTAAAGAATACATCTAACGTAATCACTTCAAAATATAATAGAAGCAATAAAATGGAAACCCCAACACGTCCAAAAACCTCTTTCATAAAATTTCCGAAAACTGATTTTAAATGCACTTTACACCATGCATAAAATACTTCAAAATAGGCCATGGACAATCCTACCAAAAAGACGTACCAAACATATTCCTTGACCATGGGGTTAACCGTAGAAACCAAATCACCTATCTGTTCATAAAATAGAAAAGTTAGTATTGCCACTGGTAAAATGCCAAGTAACGGTGTAATCAACATTAAAGTTAGAAATCCGTCCTTTTCGGTGTCCTTATAATTACTATAAAACTTGACCATGGTATTATGGACTCCAAAAGCCAGCAGGGGCATCAGAATGGTACCTGAAGCCAATATAAAAGTGACCAGCCCATAGTATTCATCCGGTAATATTTGGGTGTATAAAAAAAGTGTGTTTATCGCTCCAAAAGCAAACCCCAAATAGGTTATTGTAATGTTTTTTAGTGATTGCTTTAAGACGATTCCCATTCGATGTAATTTGCCAATGCTTTTGTCAATTCTCTCCTATGGAATTGTTGAATCCCTTTTGAGTTTAAAGTCAATTTCCCTTTTTGATAGGTTTTAAACCAAGTTAAAAGTAAATCTTTTAAAGCAGTTGTATCCGTATGACTAAAAACAGCACCAGCATTTGTTTCTTGAACAATCTCACCTGCTTCCCATTCTGATGGTCCAATTGCCAAAATTGGTCGCCCTGCATTTAAATATTCAAATAGCTTTCCCGGAATTATGCCTTTGGTTTCAGCCGAATCAATTTCCAACAATAAAAGTACTTGTGATTTTTGCTGAGCTTTCAATACATCGCTGTGCGAAAGATAACCCAATTGCTCCACATAGGATTGTAACCCATTTTCTTTGACAGTTTCCAACACTTCCTCTCCCGCTACCCCAATCAATTGGATTTTAAGTTGTTTTTTGAAATCTTCATTTTCATTTATCGCTATTTTTATCGCTTCCCAAAAGTGTGTTGGATTACGCCTTGTAAGCAAAGAA contains:
- the uvrA gene encoding excinuclease ABC subunit UvrA — encoded protein: MATINSVNPKQNIIIKGAKLHNLKNIDVVIPRNKLVVITGLSGSGKSSLAFDTLYAEGQRRYVESLSSYARQFLGKLDKPKVDYIKGIAPAIAIEQKVNSTNPRSTVGTTTEIYDYLKLLYARIGKTLSPVSGNEVKKDTVTDVINYIKPLEEGTKLLLLAPITITKEREPLKSLELFSKQGYARIKYKGEVIRIDKAPTDIGRNFDLVVDRVIVKDDEDFYNRLANAVDNAFFEGKGRCAIENLESNETKTFSNQFELDGLKFLEPNVHLFSFNNPYGACPKCEGYGDVIGIDEDLVIPNTALSIFEKAIFPWRGESMGWYRDELVNTAYKFDFPIHKPWFELTEEQKQLVWDGNEHFTGIHAFFQQLEEKSYKIQNRVMLSRYRGKTKCSVCKGKRLREEANYVKVGGYSISDLIELPIKKLTPFFEALELSEHDTTIAKRLLKEITTRLDFLSKVGLSYLTLNRKSNTLSGGESQRINLATSLGSSLVGSMYILDEPSIGLHPKDTENLIEVLLSLRDLGNTVIVVEHDEDIMKAADEVIDIGPEAGTLGGEVVATGSLDAVLKSNSLTADYLNGTKEIEVPKERRNSKQYLQIKGARENNLKNIDVTFPLNVLTVVTGVSGSGKSTLVKKIVYPSILKEIGGYGEKAGQFTKMEGKYSHIKHVEFVDQNPIGRSSRSNPVTYIKAYDDIRTLFSSQKLSKLRGYQPKHFSFNVDGGRCEKCKGEGEITVEMQFMADVHLECDVCSGKRFKKEILEVKFEGKSIDDILNLTIDEAIDHFKTHSQAKVVNKLQPLQDVGLGYVTLGQSSSTLSGGEAQRIKLASFLVKGNTKEKALFIFDEPTTGLHFHDIKKLLKSFDELIGKGHSVIVIEHNIELIKCADYIIDLGPEGGENGGHLVADGTPEELVQNPESITAKYLQSKI